Proteins encoded within one genomic window of Glycine soja cultivar W05 chromosome 1, ASM419377v2, whole genome shotgun sequence:
- the LOC114425666 gene encoding uncharacterized protein LOC114425666 isoform X1, producing MSMFHLTFAIWGLLSVSCFIVVVCASWCPYQIFQQSNQRFQQKTDKFWVFSEQTETWVEAKLPYDLLSCVNGDCRKVGSILQTDKKSTQEVLELKHKLDEQKRSVENKDSKLEAEDVVLPQRKRISLSKISETSVWITGESGSIYERFWNGMEWVIVPHDLPVSAGSAISIFVINQTILALSEAGKLYQQIRVQLGESSQPIWVEFTPTDPEKNLLMKSGVASRDEQRAYFCTKNGSLVELAWVEPSRWINHGQPAGANVAAIADASSTREVVYTISSAGDLYEYDRKSKPSWKRHIWHERTAQAAPLMPSKGCSLPGLSDDHSESLFLLTKEGTLVERKLHQRKWKWVVHGRPQDQNLTCITPALQDESSETSSISLFFTTSFGSVFEYQIVKQLGLVPNNQFPGAWKSHQHPLHAKAARGIAGLQLYIGRILFPLNDGRIAELHPLGQGGESSGPSQPQNIRRKASTKYVWSILDVPESEGWNAEYCTNERGLRNCLTGIKDESEESVISLVTGRRKQSQTQNHYLSVGTSGGGRLIQSSEEYNTPDDWIISNFRLRLMDLGKSFFLITDDGLIFEYISIESAWIWLKHESSTAMKGILSNYNGSLFMVDAYGSLLLRERSGKELAWRNCTAVRKGRNVIGGQPWDGLPGQERKVTTEDTLFFVSKTGRLMKLMVSLKKLKWKDCRNPPDAKVACIVDQELFRKNIVFVIGINGRLYQYNKVTDLWHEHYHSQHLVLSQFSGTVIRPSLKTLSGSLFMLSREGGLVEYQWSSLYGWNWVEHGTPNRGVTLVGSTGPSFEGNQLFLIGSDGKVYLRYMDKMAWKWKDCGFPYVGNKLVEAHRHGGFQKEKVDCIDEDSASYLKKDQGNFGDLSIKCDSKVASTRPIPFSEGSVLFELRDGRLAEIQLVGKREWVWSRIIGTPASLCLENYWTTVAYNLS from the exons ATGTCAATGTTCCATTTGACATTTGCCATCTGGGGACTCTTGTCTGTCAGCTGCTTTATAGTTGTGGTTTGTGCTTCATGGTGCCCATATCAAATTTTTCAACAAAGCAACCAACGATTTCAGCAGAAGACTGATAAGTTTTGGGTGTTCAGTGAACAAACTGAAACATGGGTTGAAGCAAAACTGCCCTATGATCTGCTCTCTTGTGTTAACGGTGACTGTAGAAAAGTGGGGTCAATACTTCAGACAGATAAGAAGAGCACACAAGAAGTATTGGAGCTAAAACACAAGCTTGATGAACAAAAGAGAAGTGTTGAGAATAAGGATAGTAAGTTGGAAGCAGAGGATGTGGTTCTGCCCCAGAGAAAGAGAATTTCCTTGAGTAAAATATCCGAGACATCTGTGTGGATCACTGGTGAAAGTGGGTCTATCTATGAGAGGTTTTGGAATGGAATGGAATGGGTGATTGTCCCTCATGACTTGCCCGTATCAGCAGGAAGTGCCATATCAATTTTTGTCATCAATCAGACGATTCTTGCTCTATCAGAAGCAGGAAAATTGTATCAG CAGATTCGAGTGCAACTCGGTGAAAGCTCACAACCAATTTGGGTTGAATTCACACCTACTGATCCagagaaaaatcttttaatgaAGTCTGGAGTTGCTTCGCGCGATGAACA GAGAGCCTATTTCTGCACAAAGAATGGATCACTAGTAGAACTTGCTTGGGTTGAGCCCTCCAG ATGGATAAATCATGGCCAACCAGCTGGAGCAAATGTAGCAGCAATAGCTGATGCTTCTTCAACAAGAGAAGTAGTATATACCATAAG TTCTGCTGGAGATCTTTATGAATATGACAGAAAATCAAAACCATCATGGAAGAGGCACATATGGCATGAAAGAACAGCACAAGCTGCTCCTTTGATGCCATCTAAAGGGTGTAGTTTACCTGGATTGAGTGATGATCATTCTGAATCTCTGTTCCTTTTAACAAAG GAAGGCACTTTGGTAGAGAGAAAATTGCATCAAAGGAAGTGGAAATGGGTAGTCCATGGCCGACCCCAGgatcaaaatttaacatgtatTACACCAGCACTACAAGATGAATCAAGTGAAACATCGTCCATTTCTTTATTCTTCACTACATCATTCGGGTCTGTCTTTGAATATCAAATTGTAAAACAATTAG GCCTTGTTCCAAATAATCAATTTCCAGGAGCATGGAAAAGTCATCAGCATCCTCTCCATGCAAAAGCAGCAAGAGGTATAGCTGGCTTGCAATTGTACATTGGCAGGAtactgtttcctctaaatgatggCAGAATTGCAGAATTACATCCACTAGGACAAGGTGGTGAAAGTTCAGGGCCATCTCAGCCACAAAACATCCGAAGGAAAGCATcaacaaaatatgtttggtCCATATTAGATGTGCCAGAGAGTGAAGGGTGGAATGCAGAATATTGCACAAACGAACGTGGCCTCAGAAACTGTCTCACAGGCATAAAAGATGAGTCAGAGGAATCAGTAATAAGTTTAGTAACAGGTAGGAGAAAGCAAAGCCAAACACAGAATCATTATTTATCTGTAGGCACTTCAGGTGGTGGTAGACTGATACAATCTTCAGAAGAATACAATACACCAGATGACTGGATTATTAGTAACTTTCGCTTGCGATTGATGGATTTAGGGAAGTCATTTTTCTTAATAACAGATGATGGTTTGATTTTTGAATACATTAGCATTGAGAGTGCATGGATATGGCTGAAGCATGAGAGTTCTACAGCCATGAAAGGTATATTGAGTAACTATAATGGAAGCTTATTCATGGTTGATGCATATGGGAGTCTGCTCCTTAGAGAAAGAAGTGGCAAGGAGTTAGCATGGAGGAATTGCACTGCTGTGAGGAAAGGAAGAAATGTTATTGGAGGTCAACCTTGGGATGGATTACCAGGCCAAGAAAGGAAGGTTACAACTGAAGATACTCTCTTCTTTGTGAGCAAAACTGGAAGACTAATGAAGTTAATG GTTTCTTTGAAGAAGTTGAAATGGAAAGATTGCAGAAATCCTCCAGATGCTAAGGTTGCATGTATAGTAGACCAGGAATTGTTCAGGAAAAATATAGTATTTGTCATCGGAATAAATGGTCGCCTATATCAGTATAACAAAGTGACTGATTTGTGGCATGAGCATTACCATTCTCAGCATTTGGTTCTATCACAGTTTTCTGGAACAGTTATAAGACCATCATTAAAAACACTCTCAGGCTCCCTCTTCATGCTTTCAAGAGAAGGTGGCCTTGTCGAGTATCAATGGAGTTCATTGTATGGATGGAACTGGGTGGAACATGGAACACCCAATAGAGGTGTAACACTTGTTGGTTCAACAGGTCCAAGCTTTGAAGgcaatcaattatttttgataGGTTCAGATGGAAAAGTATACCTTAGATACATGGACAAAATGGCATGGAAGTGGAAGGACTGTGGTTTTCCCTATGTAGGAAATAAGCTCGTTGAGGCACATAGACACGGAGGATTCCAGAAAGAGAAAGTAGATTGTATTGATGAAGATTCTGCATCATACTTGAAGAAGGACCAAGGAAACTTTGGTGACCTGAGCATTAAATGTGACTCAAAG
- the LOC114425666 gene encoding uncharacterized protein LOC114425666 isoform X2 — MSMFHLTFAIWGLLSVSCFIVVVCASWCPYQIFQQSNQRFQQKTDKFWVFSEQTETWVEAKLPYDLLSCVNGDCRKVGSILQTDKKSTQEVLELKHKLDEQKRSVENKDSKLEAEDVVLPQRKRISLSKISETSVWITGESGSIYERFWNGMEWVIVPHDLPVSAGSAISIFVINQTILALSEAGKLYQIRVQLGESSQPIWVEFTPTDPEKNLLMKSGVASRDEQRAYFCTKNGSLVELAWVEPSRWINHGQPAGANVAAIADASSTREVVYTISSAGDLYEYDRKSKPSWKRHIWHERTAQAAPLMPSKGCSLPGLSDDHSESLFLLTKEGTLVERKLHQRKWKWVVHGRPQDQNLTCITPALQDESSETSSISLFFTTSFGSVFEYQIVKQLGLVPNNQFPGAWKSHQHPLHAKAARGIAGLQLYIGRILFPLNDGRIAELHPLGQGGESSGPSQPQNIRRKASTKYVWSILDVPESEGWNAEYCTNERGLRNCLTGIKDESEESVISLVTGRRKQSQTQNHYLSVGTSGGGRLIQSSEEYNTPDDWIISNFRLRLMDLGKSFFLITDDGLIFEYISIESAWIWLKHESSTAMKGILSNYNGSLFMVDAYGSLLLRERSGKELAWRNCTAVRKGRNVIGGQPWDGLPGQERKVTTEDTLFFVSKTGRLMKLMVSLKKLKWKDCRNPPDAKVACIVDQELFRKNIVFVIGINGRLYQYNKVTDLWHEHYHSQHLVLSQFSGTVIRPSLKTLSGSLFMLSREGGLVEYQWSSLYGWNWVEHGTPNRGVTLVGSTGPSFEGNQLFLIGSDGKVYLRYMDKMAWKWKDCGFPYVGNKLVEAHRHGGFQKEKVDCIDEDSASYLKKDQGNFGDLSIKCDSKVASTRPIPFSEGSVLFELRDGRLAEIQLVGKREWVWSRIIGTPASLCLENYWTTVAYNLS; from the exons ATGTCAATGTTCCATTTGACATTTGCCATCTGGGGACTCTTGTCTGTCAGCTGCTTTATAGTTGTGGTTTGTGCTTCATGGTGCCCATATCAAATTTTTCAACAAAGCAACCAACGATTTCAGCAGAAGACTGATAAGTTTTGGGTGTTCAGTGAACAAACTGAAACATGGGTTGAAGCAAAACTGCCCTATGATCTGCTCTCTTGTGTTAACGGTGACTGTAGAAAAGTGGGGTCAATACTTCAGACAGATAAGAAGAGCACACAAGAAGTATTGGAGCTAAAACACAAGCTTGATGAACAAAAGAGAAGTGTTGAGAATAAGGATAGTAAGTTGGAAGCAGAGGATGTGGTTCTGCCCCAGAGAAAGAGAATTTCCTTGAGTAAAATATCCGAGACATCTGTGTGGATCACTGGTGAAAGTGGGTCTATCTATGAGAGGTTTTGGAATGGAATGGAATGGGTGATTGTCCCTCATGACTTGCCCGTATCAGCAGGAAGTGCCATATCAATTTTTGTCATCAATCAGACGATTCTTGCTCTATCAGAAGCAGGAAAATTGTATCAG ATTCGAGTGCAACTCGGTGAAAGCTCACAACCAATTTGGGTTGAATTCACACCTACTGATCCagagaaaaatcttttaatgaAGTCTGGAGTTGCTTCGCGCGATGAACA GAGAGCCTATTTCTGCACAAAGAATGGATCACTAGTAGAACTTGCTTGGGTTGAGCCCTCCAG ATGGATAAATCATGGCCAACCAGCTGGAGCAAATGTAGCAGCAATAGCTGATGCTTCTTCAACAAGAGAAGTAGTATATACCATAAG TTCTGCTGGAGATCTTTATGAATATGACAGAAAATCAAAACCATCATGGAAGAGGCACATATGGCATGAAAGAACAGCACAAGCTGCTCCTTTGATGCCATCTAAAGGGTGTAGTTTACCTGGATTGAGTGATGATCATTCTGAATCTCTGTTCCTTTTAACAAAG GAAGGCACTTTGGTAGAGAGAAAATTGCATCAAAGGAAGTGGAAATGGGTAGTCCATGGCCGACCCCAGgatcaaaatttaacatgtatTACACCAGCACTACAAGATGAATCAAGTGAAACATCGTCCATTTCTTTATTCTTCACTACATCATTCGGGTCTGTCTTTGAATATCAAATTGTAAAACAATTAG GCCTTGTTCCAAATAATCAATTTCCAGGAGCATGGAAAAGTCATCAGCATCCTCTCCATGCAAAAGCAGCAAGAGGTATAGCTGGCTTGCAATTGTACATTGGCAGGAtactgtttcctctaaatgatggCAGAATTGCAGAATTACATCCACTAGGACAAGGTGGTGAAAGTTCAGGGCCATCTCAGCCACAAAACATCCGAAGGAAAGCATcaacaaaatatgtttggtCCATATTAGATGTGCCAGAGAGTGAAGGGTGGAATGCAGAATATTGCACAAACGAACGTGGCCTCAGAAACTGTCTCACAGGCATAAAAGATGAGTCAGAGGAATCAGTAATAAGTTTAGTAACAGGTAGGAGAAAGCAAAGCCAAACACAGAATCATTATTTATCTGTAGGCACTTCAGGTGGTGGTAGACTGATACAATCTTCAGAAGAATACAATACACCAGATGACTGGATTATTAGTAACTTTCGCTTGCGATTGATGGATTTAGGGAAGTCATTTTTCTTAATAACAGATGATGGTTTGATTTTTGAATACATTAGCATTGAGAGTGCATGGATATGGCTGAAGCATGAGAGTTCTACAGCCATGAAAGGTATATTGAGTAACTATAATGGAAGCTTATTCATGGTTGATGCATATGGGAGTCTGCTCCTTAGAGAAAGAAGTGGCAAGGAGTTAGCATGGAGGAATTGCACTGCTGTGAGGAAAGGAAGAAATGTTATTGGAGGTCAACCTTGGGATGGATTACCAGGCCAAGAAAGGAAGGTTACAACTGAAGATACTCTCTTCTTTGTGAGCAAAACTGGAAGACTAATGAAGTTAATG GTTTCTTTGAAGAAGTTGAAATGGAAAGATTGCAGAAATCCTCCAGATGCTAAGGTTGCATGTATAGTAGACCAGGAATTGTTCAGGAAAAATATAGTATTTGTCATCGGAATAAATGGTCGCCTATATCAGTATAACAAAGTGACTGATTTGTGGCATGAGCATTACCATTCTCAGCATTTGGTTCTATCACAGTTTTCTGGAACAGTTATAAGACCATCATTAAAAACACTCTCAGGCTCCCTCTTCATGCTTTCAAGAGAAGGTGGCCTTGTCGAGTATCAATGGAGTTCATTGTATGGATGGAACTGGGTGGAACATGGAACACCCAATAGAGGTGTAACACTTGTTGGTTCAACAGGTCCAAGCTTTGAAGgcaatcaattatttttgataGGTTCAGATGGAAAAGTATACCTTAGATACATGGACAAAATGGCATGGAAGTGGAAGGACTGTGGTTTTCCCTATGTAGGAAATAAGCTCGTTGAGGCACATAGACACGGAGGATTCCAGAAAGAGAAAGTAGATTGTATTGATGAAGATTCTGCATCATACTTGAAGAAGGACCAAGGAAACTTTGGTGACCTGAGCATTAAATGTGACTCAAAG